AATTCGGAGCAGCTACACAGCCCGGCCAGAATCAAGTTCGCTTTCTCGATAAGCAGCTGCAAGCCACCAGGCAGTACCTCGGAGCCCGCCCCTGTGCGGGGTTCATCATCTCAGTAGCCCATAGAGGCAAGAACCCGCTCGAGACTCTAGACGCCCCGGGTGTCCACCATCCAGAGCGGCCAGAAAGCAAGACGCGCCGATTGGCGAAGCCACAGCCGGCCCGGCGTCAAGGAATGAGGAATTCCTACGGCTCTGGCTCAAGGTAACCGGCGTGCATGGACAGCGCCTTCATTCCATCAATGAGATAGATGCGTCGTGCGAGATGCCTGGAGTGCAGCACCGGAGCACGGGGCTACTCCTTGCCTGGCACACGTACGGTCTGGCCATGCCTGCGCTGGCCTGGAACTGCCCCCGAGCCTTGCTCCTCACAGACAGGGCAAATGCTCTATCGGCTTTGATTCATACGCTGCGCGAGGGAGGTGATGTAGACCGTGAATATGGGAAAGATCGTCATTCCACAGGTCGCCAGCAGCGCAGTACAGACTTTGCCCAGAGTTGTCTCGGGAACGATGCTGGAGCCCACGGAGGTGACCGTCATGGAAGCCCACCACAGCGCGTGCTCGATCATCGGCGCATGCGAATGCCGGCCAGCCAGGGCCCGTTTCCACAGCGCCGGATCGCCCGTTGCTTCCACATCTCTAGTGACGGATTGGGCCTGGCACACCCAAGCTGGTATATCTTTCACGCCCGATTCACACAGGAGGATGGCCTGCAAATGTCCAAACTCACGAGGCAGCCCCATGGCGTGTCCTGTGTGGAATGCGCCATGACCGCTCGGAGATGGCAATGCGTTACGCACTGCGGATTCCTTCAGTCTTGCCGAGTTGCGGCCAGGGATACCAGTCTTGCGGAACAGACGCCAAGATGCACATGAAAAAGCAGGATTGGCCGAGGCGGCGACTGAGGCGTACTTTACCCACGCCACTGCCTCTCGTGCCTTGTGCCGCTGGATGACCGATTCCATGAGCAATCGCGCACTCGCATATCGCGCCGGATGCAACCACAGTCAGCACACAATCGGACACCGATTTGAGTATGTGATTATTTGATCACTCCAAATGTGAAGAGCGTTTTCCTCAAACGATCCCAGAAAGTAGAGCAGTCATGAAAATCTGTCTGCCAATGCTTGCTGTTGCAATTCCAATATCTGTTCCCCCCTTGACCCAGGCAGCCAGTGGAAGCATCCATTTCGTCGGCCCGATCTCGGCCACTTTGCATTAGGCCGTGTGAGACATGGAAGCTCTCCAGAGATTACAAGCAATGTCCAAGACTAAAGCCTGGAGGGTTCATGGCAAGCAGCCGGTGCAAGCGCTTGAGCCCTATGCAACTGTAATGACCACCGTTTTTTCTACGCCCTCCTCCGTCACCGCAACCGAAGAGCGATATGACGTGCCCTGTTGTTTGGCATGGAGAATGCCCTGGAGGTCTATGCCCCGACCTGCAAGCTCTTTGCTGGCGGAAGCGGGTAGAAGCTGAGCCAGAATATTCACCGCGAATAAAGGGACTCCAAAGCTGTTTTCCAAGGTTCCGGCCACGTATTTTTCCACCGTGATTTTTGACACAAGACGCTTCCTAAAGATGGTGAGTAAACCAGCGTAATATTTTCAGCGGGAAGTCGTCGCCCCTGTTGAATGCTTGCTGACTTAAGTCAACACAGCCATGCATCTCCTCGAAATCAGCGCGTTGAACTGTTCGGCGATATTGGTGCTGACCCATCTTCATGGTTCCTCCCACCTTGATCGAGAGTGTTTAGACACATGCTTGTCATCTGGCGGTGAAGCGAGCCATGCCATGCAAGAGTCAGTTGCAGTCTGAGGCTTTGTGCCTGGCTACTCTCATTAAAAAGTGAGCTTCTCACGTATTGTTTATATGCATTTCACTATGAAAAGTACCTGAAGTCTTTTCTGGTCATACGCTACGCGCTCACTTTTTGATGTCCATGGCCTTGCGGCGAGTGTAGATTTCCTGTCTGCTCTATCAAGGCGCCGTTGACGCCTGGCGTCACGCGCGCAATTGCTCCAGCGTGACCAATGCGGCGAAGACAGGCCTCGCGTGCACCGAACAGCAAGGCTGACTCGCTAGATGCTCTTTCAAGTTCACCCGAAGACAGCCACTCTGTCCGAGTCCCCAACGCCTTGAAAAGTGAGTCATCGCACGTCCCCCTTTTCGGCAGGAATTTGCGCAGCTGCATCCCCTCCCGATCATTCATGCTGCGCTGCAGTAGCCCCGCTTAGGCGGCATGGTTAGACTGCGTGTCCAGTCACTTCTCGGTTCTCGATTTCAAACCACATGTCCCACACACCCTCAAGCTCCAATCTTGCTGCACCAGTGGTGAAGCTTCGCATGCGTGTGATGGCAGATGACATCATTGCCATTGGCCCCGGAAAGATCGAGCTCCTGGAAGCCATCAACGACACCAAATCCATCGCTGCGGCGGCCAAATCCCTGAGCATGTCCTACCGCCGGGCCTGGCTGCTGGTCGATGGCATCAATCAGGCGCTGAAGACCCCCGCAGTGGTCACATCAACCGGCGGCTCTCATGGCGGCGGTACCGCGCTCACCGAAACAGGCCATCAGGTCGTCGCCTTGTATCGGCGCATCGAGCAGCATGCTCTCAAGGCCTGTGAAGCCGATTTGGACCAGCTAGTCGCCATGGTCCGCAGCAGCCAGGCGGGCTGACAACGCCGTCGCCGGCATGCCGCGGCATCGTGCACAACCCGGACGGGCCTCATGCAAAGCATGCGCCCATTGCATTGGGCCCGATCACTTCAGCATGAACTTCACAGCACAGCGCCGCCCCTGCAGCACGGCAACAGGACGCTGAACGCATCGAACCATGCTCGGCGGCCCCGGTAGCAAACCGCATCACAAGTGTTCATCCCGGCATTGGGAGCAAAGCTCAACGCTTCGTAATATATACTGAGATATAGCGAAAGCCGACCTGGCAGATTGCATCTGCCGGGCGTGCAGCGACTTGTTCTGCACTCCGCTGCTCCAGCCTCCCGAACCCTTGCGCTTACGTGAATTGAGATCCATATGGGCAGCGAAAAACTCAGCCTCGAAGAGCGACTGCAGGTGCTGGAAATACTGTTGGAGGAGTCCATATGGGGACTTCACCTCGACCGACCGGAGCAACGCAAGGCCATTGCATCGGCGCTCTACACGCGCCTTGAAGTGGCCAGCCGGCATCAGGCGTACCCTGCAGGCGTGGCCGCTGCCTTGTATGAGCATGCCGATGCGCTGTCCGAGCTGGACAATACGCCTGACCCGCTCAAGCCTCTGTTACGTCCCTTGATCCGATATTCAGGGGCTGATGACTGAATGCTGCCTCCTGAAAGATATGCGCCAGCCGTCACAGCCCTGCGAAGGCAGACATCCGTTCGAGAAGATGCGCGCTCCATGCGCCAGGACATGATCAACCCGCTGGCACCAATCACCGTTCATGGGCTGGTTCGACCACCCCGTTCCTTGTTCGTATTCCACAACGATCATGTCGAGTAGAGGGCTCTAGTGCAGCAAGATCAGATTTCCTACCTGCTGGCCCTCCATCGGCAGCAGGACTGGGCGGCCGCAGCCGCCGCATGTCAACTCTCTCAAGCCCAGCTGAAAAAAGCAGTGGCAGGCGTCGAACGCGAATACGGCTGTGCCCTGGTCAAGACAGGGGCAGTTTTTCGCGGGTTCACGGTGGAAGGCGAGAAGGTTGTTGCCTGGGCGCAAAACTTGTCCGAAGCGCTTTCCACGCTCAAGCAGGTATTTGCCGCTTCAAATAGCAGGAAGGCGATTGCCCCTCTCCTGGAGCGACGCTCCATTTCGCCGAAGCGGCTTGAGGCACCGGGACCAGATCGCCAAGAGATCGATCTGATGATCGAAGCTGCACTCAGCGCACCAGATCATGGCGGCTTGCACCCTTGGCGTGTGCTTGTATTTCCCGCTGATTCCCGCGCGAAGCTGGCAGATTTGTTTGAACAGGAGAAGCTCAGGCGCGACCCTCTGGCGTCCCCTGAGGATATCAAGCGTGCCCGCGAGCACGCCACGCGCAGCCCAGCCTTGCTGGCTTTCGTCATATCGCCCAAGCTGCGCATGCGAGTGCCGGAGCGTGAGCAATGCCTGGCAGCCGGCTGCGCACTGAGTAACCTCCTGAATGCAGCACATCAGCTCGGCTATGGCGCCATCATGCTCAGCGGTGAACGCTGCTTCGACTCCTTGCTCTGCACGGAACTGGGGGTCGAGTCCACGGAGTATCTGGCAGGATTCATCAGCCTGGGCAGTGTTGCTGTGACCCCGCCGCCGCGAAAGCCTGCCATGCTCGATGCGGTAAGAGCCGTCTGGGGCCCGGGCGTGCCAGAGCCGGCCCAGCGCAACGGCTGCCGCGATTCAATGCCCAGCACAGCAGTTACCGAGTCGCAAAAGCCTCACTGAGCGTTGTGCACGCCTCCCCGAAAGTACATGCCGCAAACAGGTTTCCAAGCGAAGTAAACGCGGCCATGCGAGCAACGCTGGCAGGAGAAATGAAAACAGGCCTCAACCTGTTTTCGCAATTGGCCGCTCGAACTTCCGGAGCAAGAAGAACGCCAGCGCGGCCAGCCCGGCCAGCACCAGGGACAGCGCATTCGCACAGTCTGCTTCCGACCCCAGTACATGGTTGTAGACAGCCAGCGACAGTGTTTCGGTGCGCCCGCTGATATTGCCTCCCAGCATCAGCGAAATACCGACCTCTCCCATCGACCGCCCGGCGGCCAGCACCAGGCCAGCCAAGATGCCAAGCCTGCCCAGCGGCAACTCGATCTTGATGATCACTTGCCAAGGTCGTGCCCCCAGCGTCGCAGCCACCTCACGCAATGAGTCATCCAGTTCGGCGAAGGCAGCTTGAGCAGGTTTGACCATCAGCGGCAGGCCAGCGACCACCGCAGCGATGACCAGGCCTGTTTCACTGAAGACCCAATGTGGTCTCCAATCCTGCGGCAACCAGGCCAGCAGCCAGCCCTCTCTCCCGAGCAATAGCAGCAGTACATAGCCAATGACGATCGGCGGAAAGACGAGGGGCAAGGTCACCAGTGCATCGAGCAAGGCCTTGCCGCGAAAGCTGCAACGGGCCAGAACCCAGGCCAGCGGGACGCCAAGCGCCAGTTGCAGCAGCACGCTCCAACCCATCACTTTCAGAGTGAGCGGAAAGGACGTCCAGGCACAAGTCTCGGGGAGCAAATCAGTCCGCCAAAAGCTCAGAGGCCATTGGCGGTCATGATGCGCCGGGCAGTGTCGCCTTGCATAAAGGCCTGAAACCGGCTCTGCGACTCGGTAAGTGCACGATCCCTGACGGTGCCGAGCGATATTTCTATGGGGTCGTAGCAACTCTGGGGCAGTTCGAGCATGGGGCCTGCGCGACCGGCAAGCGCCAACGCCTCGGTCTTGTTCACAAACCCTGCATCGACCTCGCCGGAGCTTAAGTAGCTCCCCACCTGAGGCACACCTTCAACCTCGAGCAGCTTGGACGACAGCGCATCGGCGAGGTGAAGTCGCTTCACGCAAGCATCGGCTGCGCCGCCAAATACCGTCCGGGTGCGATGAGGAAGTGCAACCCGGCCGAAGGCTGCGTCTTTCAGATCCTCAGGGCTGCTTAGCGACTTGCCCTTGCGGGCCACCAGAACCAGCCGGCCTGTCCCGAGACGGTCGAAGCGGCTGAAAAGTCCGGTGGGCTCCAGCAGACTCTTGTCACCAATCAGAAAGGCGACTTCCCGGTTCTGCCGAGCCTGGGTCTCGATCTGCTTGATATGCCCGAAGGCAGCCTGCGCTTCAACTCCCGTTTGCTTGCGAAACGCCTCAATCAGTTCAAGCACCGGCTTGCGATAGCCTCCCATCGCGGCAACCAGTACGGTCTCGGCGGCCCTTGCGGGCGTGCTGGCAAGCAGCGTGGCCACGCAGGCCAGCCCCAGAAGGTTGCGAGCGAAGACGCGTCGCGAAAAATGGAGCCCTCGATTTCGATTCAGATCAAGGGGGCCGGCGTTATCGGTAATAGCAATCGACATTCAGAACTTCGGTAGAAGATGGCATCTGTGTTGCAACGCACACGTTATATTCGACGGAATATAACACTAGGAAACAAGAGATCACCGCCTATGACCGACACCATCACCCTACGCCCCATTGGCATCATCCATAGCCCTTTTCAAAGCACGCAGGGCATGCCGATACAGACCGTGGCGGCGGCCGATGCGGAAGGCGAGCTGGAGATCCTCGAAGAATTCACCGCAGGATTGCGTGATATCGAAGGCTTTGAATTTCTCATCCTGCTCACCCATCTGCACCAAGCCGTGGAGAAGCTGGAAG
This DNA window, taken from Comamonas testosteroni TK102, encodes the following:
- the modB gene encoding molybdate ABC transporter permease subunit; its protein translation is MLPETCAWTSFPLTLKVMGWSVLLQLALGVPLAWVLARCSFRGKALLDALVTLPLVFPPIVIGYVLLLLLGREGWLLAWLPQDWRPHWVFSETGLVIAAVVAGLPLMVKPAQAAFAELDDSLREVAATLGARPWQVIIKIELPLGRLGILAGLVLAAGRSMGEVGISLMLGGNISGRTETLSLAVYNHVLGSEADCANALSLVLAGLAALAFFLLRKFERPIAKTG
- a CDS encoding potassium channel family protein — its product is MESVIQRHKAREAVAWVKYASVAASANPAFSCASWRLFRKTGIPGRNSARLKESAVRNALPSPSGHGAFHTGHAMGLPREFGHLQAILLCESGVKDIPAWVCQAQSVTRDVEATGDPALWKRALAGRHSHAPMIEHALWWASMTVTSVGSSIVPETTLGKVCTALLATCGMTIFPIFTVYITSLAQRMNQSR
- a CDS encoding winged helix-turn-helix domain-containing protein; amino-acid sequence: MRVMADDIIAIGPGKIELLEAINDTKSIAAAAKSLSMSYRRAWLLVDGINQALKTPAVVTSTGGSHGGGTALTETGHQVVALYRRIEQHALKACEADLDQLVAMVRSSQAG
- the modA gene encoding molybdate ABC transporter substrate-binding protein, translating into MSIAITDNAGPLDLNRNRGLHFSRRVFARNLLGLACVATLLASTPARAAETVLVAAMGGYRKPVLELIEAFRKQTGVEAQAAFGHIKQIETQARQNREVAFLIGDKSLLEPTGLFSRFDRLGTGRLVLVARKGKSLSSPEDLKDAAFGRVALPHRTRTVFGGAADACVKRLHLADALSSKLLEVEGVPQVGSYLSSGEVDAGFVNKTEALALAGRAGPMLELPQSCYDPIEISLGTVRDRALTESQSRFQAFMQGDTARRIMTANGL
- a CDS encoding nitroreductase family protein, whose product is MQQDQISYLLALHRQQDWAAAAAACQLSQAQLKKAVAGVEREYGCALVKTGAVFRGFTVEGEKVVAWAQNLSEALSTLKQVFAASNSRKAIAPLLERRSISPKRLEAPGPDRQEIDLMIEAALSAPDHGGLHPWRVLVFPADSRAKLADLFEQEKLRRDPLASPEDIKRAREHATRSPALLAFVISPKLRMRVPEREQCLAAGCALSNLLNAAHQLGYGAIMLSGERCFDSLLCTELGVESTEYLAGFISLGSVAVTPPPRKPAMLDAVRAVWGPGVPEPAQRNGCRDSMPSTAVTESQKPH